The genomic region GTACACCGAGCGCGACGGCTGCGAACGCCTGCTCGTCGGCGAGGTCTCCGTGCCGACCGCCCGCGAGCACGCGCAGTACGTCCGCCCCGACGAGCTGCACCAGGCCTTCTTCTTCGACCTGCTGAGCGCGCCCTGGGACCCGGACGCCTTCCAGAAGGTCATCTCCGAGGCCATGCAGGACATCGCCGGCACCGGCTCGACCGTCACCTGGGTCCTCAACAACCACGACCAGGTCCGCACCGTCACCCGCTACGGCGAACCCGCCACCGAGGGCAGCGGGCTCGGCGCGGCCCGGGCCAGGGCCGCCGCGCTGCTGATGCTGGCGCTGCCCGGCGCCGCGTACATCTACCAGGGCGAGGAGCTCGGCCTGCCCGAGGTCGTGGACCTGCCCGACGACGTGCTCACCGACCCGATCTTCCGCCGCACCGGCAGCCGGGCCCGCATCCGCGACGGCTGCCGGGTGCCGCTGCCCTGGTCGGGGCAGGCCTCGCCGTTCGGCTTCACCTCCGGCGAGGAGAGCGCCAAGCCGTGGCTGCCGCAGCCCGAGTACTTCGCCGAGTACGCCACCGACCGGGCCCTCGCCGACACCCGCTCCTTCTGGCACCTGTACCGCGACGGCCTCCAACTGCGTGCCGCCCTGCCCCAGTTGGGCGAGGGCACGCTGCGCTGGCTGGACTCCCCGCCCGGGGTCCTGGCCTTCGAACGCGGCGACGACCTGGTGTGCGCCGTGAACTTCGGTACGGCCCCCACGCCCGCGCCGGTCTCCGGCACCCCACTGCTCGCCAGCGGCCCCTGCCCGCCCGGAGTCCTCTCCGGCTCGACGGCCGCCTGGTGGATCCGTTCCTGAACGCCCCGCAAGTCAACTCCCCGAAGGGACATCAACGATGATGCGACGACGTACCACCCTGCTCACCGGCTGCACCGCCCTCGTCCTGGCACTCGGCGCGACCGCATGCGGCGGCGGACCCGTCACGGCCGGCGGCGGCGACAAGGCGCTCAGCGGCCAGACGATCACCGTGGCCGGTGTCTGGTCCGGCACCGAGCAGAAGAACTTCCAGAAGGTCCTGGACGCCTTCACCGAGAAGACCGGCGCCAAGACGCAGTTCACGTCCACAGGCGACAACGTCTCCACCGTCGTCGGCAGCAAGATCGAGGGCGGCAACGCCCCCGACGTCGTGATGGTCCCGCAGGTCGGCGTGCTCAAGCAGTTCGCGCAGAAGGGCTGGCTCAAGCCGCTGTCGAAGAAGACCGAGCAGTCCGTGGACGCCGACTACGCCCCCGTCTGGAAGAAGTACGGCAGCGTCGACGGCACCCTCTACGGCCTCTACTTCAAGGCCGCCCACAAGTCGACCGTCTGGTACAGCCCCGACGCCCTCGCCCAGGCCGGGGTGAAGCCCCCGAAGACCTACGACGAGATGCTCAAGGCCGGGCAGACGGTGTCCGACTCCGGTCTCGCCGCGTTCTCCGTCGCCGGGCAGGACGGCTGGACCCTCACCGACTGGTTCGAGAACGTCTACCTCTCCCAGGCCGGCCCCGAGAAGTACGACGCCCTCGCCGCGCACAAGCTGAAGTGGACCGACGCGTCGGTCGTCGACGCCCTCACCACGCTCGGCAAGCTCTTCAAGGACAAGCAGCTCATCGCGGGCGGCCAGAAGGGCGCCCTGAACACCGACTTCCCCGGCTCGGTGGAGAAGGTGTTCGGTCCGAAGCCCGAGGCCGGCATGGTCTACGAGGGCGACTTCGTCGCCGGTGTCGCCAAGGACCAGTTCGGCAAGAAGGTCGGCGAGGACGCGAACTTCTTCCCGTTCCCGGCGGTCGGCGGCGGCGAGGCACCGGTCGTCAGCGGCGGTGACGCGGCCGTCGTCCTCAAGGACGGCAAGAACCAGAAGGCCGCCCAGGCCCTCCTGGAGTTCCTGGCGACCCCGGAGGCCTCGGCCGTGTGGGCGGAGGCGGGCGGCTTCCTCTCCCCGAACAAGAAGCTCGACCTCGCCTCCTACGGCGACGACGTCACCCGCGCCACCGCCAAGTCCCTCGTCGAGGCCGGGGATTCCGTCCGCTTCGACATGTCCGACCAGGCCCCGGCGGCCTTCGGCGGCACGAAGGGCGCCGGCGAGTGGAAGCTGCTCCAGGACTTCCTGCGCGACCCGTCCGACCCGAAGGGCACCGCGGCGAAGCTGGAGGCCGCGGCGGCCAAGGCGTACCAGGACTGATCCGCCATGACAGCGACCCTCGTGAAAGAGACGAACCCCCCGCCGCCCGTCACGGCCGCCGACCGCACCCGGCGTCTGCGCCGGCGCGGGAAGATCGTGGCCCTGCTGTTCGTGCTGCCCGCGCTGCTGCTGCTCGGCGCGCTCGTCGTCTACCCCGTGCTGTTCAGCGTCGGCCGCAGTTTCTTCGACGCCTCGGGGACGACCTTCGTCGGCGGCGAGAACTACACCGAGATGTTCCGCGACCCGGCGACCCTCAAGGCCGTCCGCAACACGGCCATCTGGGTCGTCGTGGCACCGGCCCTGCTGACCGGCCTCGGACTGATCCTGGCCGTCCTGGTGGAGAAGGTCCGCTGGGCCACCGCCTTCAAGCTGCTGCTCTTCATGCCGATGGCGGTCTCCTTCCTCGCCGCCGGCATCATCTTCCGGCTCGCCTACGACGAGGACCCCGACAAGGGCGTCCTGAACGCCGCGGTCGTCTCCGTCCACGACGCCTTCAAGGGCGAGTCCTCCTACCCGACGGCCCGGGCGCGTGACGGGCAGGGCCTGACGAAGGAGAAGGACGGCTCGTACCGCACGAGTACGAGCGTGTCCCCGGGCGACGCCGTGACACTGGGCCTGGTCGGGGTGCTGCCCGGCGACCTGCCGGGCGGGACCGAGCCCGCGTACGCGGCGGCGGGACGCAAGGCCGCCCCCGGCGAACTGCGCGGCGTGGTCTACCTGGACTTCACGCCCGGCGGGGGAGGGGAGCAGGGCAAGGTCGACCGGCGGGAGAGCGGACTGCCGCAGATGAAGGTCGAGGCGGTACGCGACGGCAGGACGGCCGCCACGGCGACCACCGCCTCCGACGGCTCCTTCCGCTTCGCGGGCCTCGCACCGGGCTCCTACGAGGTGAGACTGCCGTCGTCCAACTTCGCCCCGCCCTACGAGGGCGTCTCCTGGCTCGGACCGGCGCTCGTCACACCGGCGATCATCGGGGCCTACCTGTGGATCTGGACCGGCTTCGCCATGGTGCTGATCGGGGCGGGCCTGTCGACGCTGCCGCGGGACGCGCTGGAGGCGGCGCGGATCGACGGCGCGAACGAGTGGCAGATCTTCCGGCGGATCACGGTCCCGCTGCTGGCTCCCGTCCTCACGGTCGTCTTCGTCACGCTGGTCATCAACGTGATGAAGGTCTTCGACCTCGTCTACATCATCGCGCCCGGACCGGTGCAGGAGGACGCGACCGTGCTCGCGACGCAGATGTGGCTGGTGTCGTTCGGCGGCGGCAACAACCAGGGACTCGGCAGCGCACTCGGGGTGCTGCTCCTGCTGCTGGTGGTTCCGGCCATGGTGTTCAACGTCCGCCGTTTCCGAAGGAGTCAACGATGAACGCGGTTCGGCGCGGGTTGGGCAACGGGGTCGTCCAGGCCTTCCTCGTGGTGGTGGGCCTGGTGTGGATGACGCCGCTGGCCGGGCTGTTCCTGTCCTCGCTGCGGTCCGCGGAGGACACGGCGAAGGGCGGCTGGTGGACGGTGTTCTCCAGCCCCGGGCAGCTGTCCTTCGACAACTACTCCTCGCTGCTGCAGAACGCGGGCATCACGCAGGCGTTCTGGAACACGGTGCTGATATCGGTGCCGACGACGGTGCTGGTCGTGGTGATCGCGGCGCTCGCCGGCTACGCGTTCGCGTGGCTGGACTTCCCCGGGCGGGAGGCGATCTTCCTGGTCGTGGTCGCGCTGCTGGTGGTGCCCGTGCAGATCGGCCTGCTGCCGGTCGCCAAACTCTTCGGGCAGCTCGGGTTGTTCGGCACGATCCCCGGTGTCGTGCTGTTCCACGTGGCCTACGGCCTGCCCTTCGCGGTGTTCCTGCTTCGGAACTACTTCGCCGAGATGCCGAAGGAGATGCTGGAGGCGGCCCGGATGGACGGGGGCAGCGAATGGCGCATCTTCACGCGGCTCGTGTTGCCCGTGGGGCGGCCGGCGATCGCCTCCCTGGCCATCTTCCAGTTCCTGTGGGTGTGGAACGACATGCTGGTGGCGCTGCTGTTCGCGGACAGTTCCTCGCAGCCACTGACGGTGGAACTCCAGTCGCAGATACGGCAGTTCGGCAGCAACATCGATGTCCTGGCGCCCGGGGCGTTCGTGTCCCTGGTCGTGCCTGTCGTCGTGTTCTTCGCGTTCCAGAGGCACTTTGTGCAGGGGGTCATGGCCGGGTCGGTCAAGTAGCCGCTGCCTGTTCGCGGTACCAGGGGGCTCCGCCCCCTGGATCCCCGCCTATGCCCACCCACCACCCGAAACTGCCCTTGAACGGGGCAACAGTGAGGCGAAGGACCGGGGTCCAGGGGGCGGAGCCCCCTGGTACCTCAGGCCGACGCCGGCGGATACAACGAACGCGGCAGTTGCGAAGCCGCCGCCGCGTCCAGCAGCCACAGCGTCCGGCTGCGACCGTACGCCCCCGCCGCCGGCGCCTGGATCTCGCCCGCGCCCGAGAGCGCGATCGCCGCGGCCTGGGCCTTGTCCTCGCCCGCGGCCAGGAGCCATACCTCCCGCGCCGCCCGAATCGCCGGCAACGTCAGCGTCACCCGCGTCGGCGGCGGCTTCGGCGCGCCGTGCACGCCGACCACCGTACGGTCGGTCTCCCGCACCGCCGGCAGCTCCGGGAACAGCGACGCGACGTGCGTGTCCGGGCCGACGCCCAGCATCAGCACGTCGAACGTGGGGACGGGCCCGTGGTTCTCAGGGCCCGCCGCCCGCGCCAGTTCCTCCGCGTACGCGGCCGCCGCCGCGTCCACGTCGTCGCCGTAGGGGCCGTCCGACGCGGGCATCGCGTGCACCCGCTTCGGGTCGAGCGGCACCGAGTCGAGCAGCGCCTCCCGCGCCTGCGTGACATTGCGCTCCGGGTCGCCCTCGGGCAGGAACCGCTCGTCACCCCACCAGAGGTCGAGCCGGCTCCAGTCGACGGCGTCCCGGGCGGGCGCCGCGGCCAGGGCGGCCAGCAGGCCGTTGCCGTTGCGGCCGCCCGTCAGGACCACGGACGCCGAACCCCGGGAGGCCTGCGCGTCCACGATCCTGGTGATCAGCCGGGCCGCCGCGGCCTGGGCCATCAGCTCCTTGTCGCGGTGGACGACCAGCTGCGGTGCCGTGCTCACTTCGTCGTCGCCTTCCGTACCGGTTCGAGCTTGGGCGGTTCCTGCTTCACCGGTGCCTGCGCCGTCGCCTGCGAAGCGGGTGCTTTCGCAGCCGCTTCAAGGGGGGCGGGGAGGGCGAGTCCTGCTCGCCCCTCACTTTTGGGCACCGGCCCGGAGGACGTCAGCCGGTCCACCCCGTACCGCAGCGCCGACGCGTACGTGTCGTCCGGGTCCAGCCGCCGCAGCTCCTCCGCGATCAGCTCGGCCGTGTCCCGGCGCTTGAGCGCCACCCCACGGTCGGGCTGGCCCTCGATGGACAGCGTCGCGAGGGACCCGTCGGCACGGTCCAGGGTGATCGCGCCGCAGTTGGTGTCCATGCGGACCGCCGTCAGACCGGGGCCGCCGGACAGCGAGCGCTTCACGGGGACGTCCAGCCGGTCCGCGAGCCACATCGCCAGCAGCTCGCAGCTCGGGTTGAACTCCTCGCCCTCCACCTCGACGGCCCTGACCTCGCAGGTGACCTGGTCGAGGGCCGCCGCCAGCATGGAACGCCAAGGCGTGATGCGGGTCCAGGACAGGTCCGTGTCGCCGGGGGTGTAGGTCCCGGACCGGGTGGCCAGGTCCCGGACCGGCTGCTCGGAGGCGTACGTGTCGGTGACCCGGCGCTGGGCGAGGGCCCCCAGGGGGTCCTTCGCCGGGTCGAGCGGCGCGTTCACCGGCCACCACACCACCACCGGGGCGTCCGGCAGCAGCAGCGGCAGCACCACCGACTGGGCGTGGTCCGCGACCTCGCCGTACAGCCGGAGCACCACCGTCTCGCCGGTGCCGGCGTCGGCGCCGACCCGGACCTCCGCGTCCAGGCGGGACTGCGTACGGTCGCGGGGCGAGCGGGAGACGCGCTTGATGACCACGAGCGTGCGCGAGGGGTGCTCGTGCGAGGCGTCGCTCGCGGCCTTCAGCGCGTCGTAGGCGTTCTCCTCGTCCGTCACGATGACCAGCGTGAGCACCATCCCGACCGCCGGGGTGCCGATCGCCCGGCGGCCCTGCACCAGCGCCTTGTTGATCTTGCTGGCCGTGGTGTCCGTGAGGTCTATCTTCATGGCCGGCGCCAGCTCCGTCCGTGTCGCTCGAGCATTTCGTCCGCCTCGACGGGCCCCCAGGTACCGGCCGGGTACTGGGCGGGCTTGCCGTTCGTGTCCCAGTACTCCTCGATCGGGTCGAGGATCTTCCAGGACAGCTCGACCTCCTCGGTACGCGGGAAGAGGTTCGAGTCTCCGAGGAGGACGTCCAGGATGAGACGCTCGTACGCCTCCGGGCTGGACTCCGTGAAGGACTCGCCGTACGCGAAGTCCATCGACACGTCCCGGATCTCCATCGACGTGCCGGGCACCTTCGAGCCGAAGCGGACCGTGACGCCCTCGTCCGGCTGGACGCGGATGACGATCGCGTTGGAGCCCAGCTCCTCGGTGGCCGTCGTGTCGAAGGGGGAGTGCGGGGCCCGCTGGAAGACGACCGCGATCTCCGTGACGCGGCGGCCCAGGCGCTTGCCGGTGCGCAGGTAGAAGGGGACGCCCGCCCAGCGGCGGTTGTCGATCTCCAGTTTGATCGCGGCGTAGGTGTCGGTCTTCGAGGAGGCGTCGATGCCGTCCTCCTCCAGATAGCCGCGCACCTTCGTGCCGCCCTGCCACCCGGCCGCGTACTGGGCGCGCACGGTGTCCCGGCCCATGTCCTTGGGCAGCTTCACGGCGCCGAGCACCTTGGTCTTCTCGGCGGCCAGCGCGTCCGCGTCGAAGGAGGCCGGTTCCTCCATGGCGGTGAGCGCCAGGAGCTGGAGCAGGTGGTTCTGGATGACGTCACGGGCGGCGCCGATGCCGTCGTAGTACCCGGCCCGGCCGCCGATGCCGATGTCCTCGGCCATGGTGATCTGCACGTGGTCCACCAGGGACCGGTTCCAGATCGGCTCGAACATCGTGTTGGCGAAGCGCAGCGCCAGGATGTTCTGGACGGTCTCCTTGCCCAGGTAGTGGTCGATGCGGAAGACCTGGTCCGGGGCGAAGACCTCGTGGACGACCTTGTTGAGCTCCTCCGCCGACTTCAGGTCGTGCCCGAAGGGCTTCTCGATGACCGCGCGTCGCCAGGAGCCGCCCTTCTGTTCGGCCAGCCCGTGCTTCTTCAGCTGCTGGATGACCACCGGGAAGGACTTCGGCGGCACGGACAGGTAGAAGGCGAAGTTGCCGCCCGTGCCCTGCGCCTTGTCCAGCTCCTCGATCGTGGAGCGCAGCCGCTCGAACGCGTCGTCGTCGTCGAAGGTGCCCTGCACGAAGCGCATGCCCTGGATGAGCTGCTGCCAGACCTCTTCGCGGAAGGGCGTGCGGGCGTGCTCCTTGACCGCGTCGTGGACCTCCTGGGCGAAGTCCTCGTGCGCCCACTCGCGGCGCGCGAAGCCCACCAGCGAGAAGCCCGGCGGCAGCAGACCCCGGTTGGCGAGGTCGTACACGGCGGGCATGAGCTTCTTGCGGGACAGGTCGCCCGTGACGCCGAAGATGACCAGGCCCGACGGCCCCGCGATACGCGGGAGCCGTCGGTCCGCGGGGTCACGCAGCGGGTTGCTGCTCGACACCTGTTCAGCCCTCCGAAGGGGCGAGGCGCTGAAGCTCGGCCTCGGTCGACTTCAGCAGGTCGGTCCAGGACGCCTCGAACTTCTCGACGCCCTCGTCCTCCAGCAGCTGGACCACGTCGTCGTACTTGATCCCGAGCTGCTCGACCGCGTCGAGGTCGGCCCGGGCCTGCTCGTACGTGCCGGCGACGGTGTTGCCGGTGATCTCGCCGTGGTCCTCGGTGGCGTACAGGGTCGCCTCCGGCATGGTGTTCACCGTGTTCGGCGCGACCAGCTCGGTGACGTACATCGTGTCCTGGTACGCCTTGTCCTTCACGCCGGTGGAGGCCCACAGCGGACGCTGCTTGTTGGCGCCCTCACGCTCCAGCGCGTTCCAGCGGTCCGAGGAGAAGACCTCCTCGTAGGCCTGGTAGGCGAGACGGGCGTTGGCGATGGCGGCCTTGCCGCGCAGCGCCTTGGCCTCGTCGGTGCCCAGCGCGTCGATCCGCTTGTCGACCTCCGTGTCGACGCGCGAGACGAAGAAGGAGGCCACCGAGTGGATCTGGGACAGGTCCAGGCCCTTGGCCTTCGCCTTCTCCAGACCGGCCAGGTAGGCGTCCATCACCTCGCGGTAGCGCTCCAGCGAGAAGATCAGCGTGACGTTGACGCTGATGCCATTGCCGATCGTCTCGGTGATCGCCGGGATGCCCGCCTTGGTGGCCGGGATCTTGATGAGCGTGTTGGGCCGGTCCACCAGCCAGGCCAGCTGGCGGGCCTCGGCGACCGTCGCCTTGGTGTTGTGCGCGAGCCGCGGATCGACCTCGATCGAGACCCGGCCGTCCTGGCCGCCGGTGGCGTCGAAGACCGGGCGCAGGATGTCGGCGGCGTCGCGGACGTCCGCCGTGGTGATCATGCGGATGGCCTCTTCGACGGTGACCTTGCGGGCGGCGAGGTCGGAGAGCTGCTGGTCGTAGCCGTCGCCCTCGGAGATCGCCTTCTGGAAGATCGTCGGGTTGGTCGTGACGCCCACGACGTGCTGCTGGTCGAGCAGCTCGGCGAGGTTGCCGGACGTGATCCGCTTGCGCGACAGGTCGTCCAGCCAGATCGCGACGCCTTCCTCGGAGAGGCGCTTGAGTGCGTCTGTCATGGAAATTCCATCTCCTACGTGTCGTATATGAGCGTCAGCGCTGAGCTGCGGCGATCGATTCCCGCGCGGCGGCGGCAACGTTCTCGGCAGTGAAGCCGAACTCACGGAAAAGGACCTTGCCGTCGGCCGAAGCACCGAAGTGCTCCAGGGAAACGATGCGGCCGGCGTCCCCGACGTACTTGTGCCACGTCAGGCCGACCCCGGCCTCCACCGCGACACGAGCCTTGACGGACGGCGGCAGAACGCTGTCCCGGTACCCCTGGTCCTGCTGCTCGAACCACTCCACCGACGGCATGGACACCACACGGGTGGGCACGCCGGCGCCCTGGAGCTGCTCGCGCGCCTCGACGGCGACGTGCACCTCGGAGCCGGTGGCGATGAGGATGACCTCGGGCTCGCCGCCGTCGGCCTCGAACAGGACGTAGCCGCCCTTGGCGGCATCGTCGTTGGGCTCGTACGTCGGCACGCCCTGACGGGTCAGCGCCAGACCGTGCGGCTGGCCCTTGCCGAACTCCTTCGTCCAGCGACGGAGGATCTCGCGCCAGGCGATGGCGGTCTCGTTGGCGTCCGCCGGCCGCACGATGTTCAGGCCCGGGATGGCGCGCAGCGACGCCAGGTGCTCGACCGGCTGGTGGGTCGGGCCGTCCTCGCCCAGGCCGATGGAGTCGTGCGTCCACACGTACGTCACCGGCAGGTGCATCAGCGCCGACAGCCGCACCGCGTTGCGCATGTAGTCGGAGAAGACCAGGAACGTGCCGCCGTAGATCCGGGTGTTGCCGTGCAGCGCGATGCCGTTCATCTCGGCGGCCATCGCGTGCTCGCGGATGCCGAAGTGGATCGTGCGGCCGTACGGGTCCGCCTCCGGCAGCGGGTTGTCCGCCGGGAGGAAGGAGCTGGTCTTGTCGATCGTGGTGTTGTTGGAGCCGGCCAGGTCGGCAGAGCCGCCCCACAGCTCCGGGATCACCGCGCCGAGCGCCTGGAGGACCTTGCCCGAGGCGGCACGCGTGGCCACGCCCTTGCCGACCTCGAAGACCGGGATCTTCTCCTCCCAGCCGGTGGGCAGCTCACCCTTGGCGACCCGGTCGTACTCCGCGGCGCGCTCGGGGTTGTTGTCCCGCCACTGCTGGTACGCCTTCTCCCACACCGCGCGGGCCGCCTGGCCCCGCTCCAGCGCCTTGCGGGTGTGCGTGATGACCTCGTCGGCCACCTCGAAGCTCTGCTCGGGGTCGAAGCCCAGCACCCGCTTGGTCGCGGCGACCTCGTCCTCGCCCAGCGCCGAGCCGTGCGCGGCCTCGGTGTTCTGCGCGTTCGGGGCCGGCCAGGCGATGATCGAGCGCATCGCGATGAACGACGGCTTGTCCGTGACGGTCTTGGCCTTCTGGATCGCCTCGTAGATCGCGGCGGGGTCCAGGTCGCCGTTCTCCTGCGGCTGCACCCGCTGCACGTGCCAGCCGTACGCCTCGTACCGCTTGACGGTGTCCTCGGACACGGCCGTCTCGGTGTCGCCCTCGATCGAGATGTGGTTGTCGTCCCACAGCAGGATCAGGTTGCCGAGCTTCTGGTGGCCCGCCAGGGACGAGGCCTCGGAGGAGATGCCCTCCTGGAGGCAGCCGTCACCGGCGATGCAGTAGATGAAGTGGTCGAAGGGCGATTCGCCCTCGGGGGCCTCCGGGTCGAACAGACCGCGCTCGTAGCGGGCGGCCATCGCCATGCCCACCGCGTTCGCGACACCCTGCCCGAGCGGGCCGGTCGTCGTCTCCACACCGGTCGTGTGCCCGTACTCGGGGTGGCCCGGGGTCTTCGATCCCCAGGTGCGGAAGGACTTCAGGTCGTCCAGCTCCAGGCCGAAACCGGCCAGGTACAGCTGGGTGTAGAGGGTCAGGGACGAGTGGCCGGCGGACAGCACGAAGCGGTCCCGCCCGACCCAGTCGGCATCCGCCGGGTCGTGCCGCATCACCTTCTGGAAGAGGGTGTAGGCGGCAGGCGCCAGGCTCATCGCCGTACCCGGATGGCCGTTACCGACCTTCTGTACGGCATCGGCGGCCAGGACACGCGCGGTGTCGACGGCCCGCTGGTCCAACTCGGTCCACTCGAGGTCTGTGGTGGTCGGCTTGGTGCTCACCCTGGGTCAGGGCTCCTCTCACAAGTCGGATGCCGGTGTATCGGGGCGCCCACCGGCCGCAGTCGAGCCTACCCCCGTGGGACGTGCGTTCTTTCGAGTCCGTCCAGAGTGCCGGGAGTCGTTTCGATCCGCCTCCTGACTGGGCCGTATCCCATTCGGCAAGTGAATACGGAGCCGCTCATCCGGGTGCTCAATCGAGCTTCCGCGCGCCCTTCGGAAGCCGCCCTCCAACACGACCCGACCCCCGCGAATGTCCGACTCTGGGCAACGTCTAAAGTGGCGTGGTACGCGCGAGCCTTTACCGGGACTTCACACGGGTGAGGCTTGCTGGGATGTCTCTGTAGGGGTGTGCGTGACGGCCGTTGAATCCCGTCCAGCGGGGATGATCGGGACGGACCAGAGCCCGGCCCACCGGCCGTTCGGGGCCCGTGTCAAGGCGTTCGTGGCTCTCACCAAGCCGCGGATCATCGAGCTGCTCCTGATCACCACCGTCCCGGTGATGTTCCTGGCGCAGCAGGGCGTGCCCGACCTGTCGCTGGTGCTGCTGACCTGCGTCGGCGGCTACATGTCCGCGGGCGGCGCCAACGCCCTCAACATGTACATCGACCGCGACATCGACGCCCTGATGGACCGCACCTCGCAGCGGCCGCTGGTCACCGGCATGGTCAGCCCGCGCGAGTGCCTCGCCTTCGGCATCACCCTCGCCGTCGCCTCGACGCTGCTGTTCGGCCTCACCGTGAACTGGCTGAGCGCCTGGCTCTCCCTCGGCGCGCTCCTCTTCTACGTGGTCGTCTACACGATGATCCTCAAGCGCCGTACCTCGCAGAACATCGTGTGGGGCGGCATCGCCGGCTGCCTGCCCGTACTGATCGGCTGGTCCTCGGTCACGAACTCCAT from Streptomyces chartreusis NRRL 3882 harbors:
- a CDS encoding heme o synthase, whose amino-acid sequence is MIGTDQSPAHRPFGARVKAFVALTKPRIIELLLITTVPVMFLAQQGVPDLSLVLLTCVGGYMSAGGANALNMYIDRDIDALMDRTSQRPLVTGMVSPRECLAFGITLAVASTLLFGLTVNWLSAWLSLGALLFYVVVYTMILKRRTSQNIVWGGIAGCLPVLIGWSSVTNSMSWAPVILFLVMFFWTPPHYWPLSMKVKEDYARVGVPMLPVVASNKVVAKQIVIYSWVMVAVSLLLQPLGYTGWFYTAVALLAGGFWLWEAHGLQNRAKAEVTGAKLKEMRLFHWSITYVSLLFVAVAVDPFLR
- the tkt gene encoding transketolase; this encodes MSTKPTTTDLEWTELDQRAVDTARVLAADAVQKVGNGHPGTAMSLAPAAYTLFQKVMRHDPADADWVGRDRFVLSAGHSSLTLYTQLYLAGFGLELDDLKSFRTWGSKTPGHPEYGHTTGVETTTGPLGQGVANAVGMAMAARYERGLFDPEAPEGESPFDHFIYCIAGDGCLQEGISSEASSLAGHQKLGNLILLWDDNHISIEGDTETAVSEDTVKRYEAYGWHVQRVQPQENGDLDPAAIYEAIQKAKTVTDKPSFIAMRSIIAWPAPNAQNTEAAHGSALGEDEVAATKRVLGFDPEQSFEVADEVITHTRKALERGQAARAVWEKAYQQWRDNNPERAAEYDRVAKGELPTGWEEKIPVFEVGKGVATRAASGKVLQALGAVIPELWGGSADLAGSNNTTIDKTSSFLPADNPLPEADPYGRTIHFGIREHAMAAEMNGIALHGNTRIYGGTFLVFSDYMRNAVRLSALMHLPVTYVWTHDSIGLGEDGPTHQPVEHLASLRAIPGLNIVRPADANETAIAWREILRRWTKEFGKGQPHGLALTRQGVPTYEPNDDAAKGGYVLFEADGGEPEVILIATGSEVHVAVEAREQLQGAGVPTRVVSMPSVEWFEQQDQGYRDSVLPPSVKARVAVEAGVGLTWHKYVGDAGRIVSLEHFGASADGKVLFREFGFTAENVAAAARESIAAAQR